A single region of the Jatrophihabitans sp. GAS493 genome encodes:
- a CDS encoding CsbD family protein, producing the protein MSAVDKVKNAVEDVEGKAKEAFGKATGDHKTENEGKGDQAKSDLKDAGENVKDAFKH; encoded by the coding sequence ATGAGCGCAGTAGATAAGGTCAAGAACGCTGTCGAGGACGTCGAGGGCAAGGCGAAAGAGGCGTTCGGAAAGGCCACCGGCGACCACAAGACCGAGAACGAAGGCAAGGGCGATCAGGCGAAGTCTGACCTGAAGGACGCCGGCGAGAACGTCAAGGACGCCTTCAAACACTGA
- a CDS encoding transglutaminase family protein, whose protein sequence is MTSRMRVRHSSRYEYDAPVTASFNETRLTPLVLPWQNPLETLLNVDADGQAASWQHAYSDYWGTWVRAFEVQAPHSSLNVEAVSLVEVNDAWRPKPDLEMSWDSVRADSVYQRFGEYLTQTARTEPNEELSAIAVEVGSELAPHQAALALCNRVRETVTYVPGSTGVNTSATQSWEAGTGVCQDYAHIVVGALRHIGLPARYVSGYMHPDQNAALGEPVKGESHAWVQWWLGEWIGHDPTNDSPISERHVLVGTGRDYTDAPPIKGLVAGSATSELSVSVEITRLA, encoded by the coding sequence ATGACGAGTCGGATGCGGGTTCGGCACAGCTCGCGGTATGAGTACGACGCTCCGGTGACAGCGTCGTTCAACGAGACGCGGCTGACTCCACTGGTGCTGCCCTGGCAGAACCCCTTGGAAACACTGCTGAATGTCGACGCCGACGGGCAGGCCGCCAGCTGGCAGCACGCGTACTCCGACTACTGGGGTACCTGGGTGCGGGCCTTTGAGGTGCAGGCCCCGCACTCCAGCCTGAACGTCGAGGCGGTGTCGCTGGTGGAGGTGAATGATGCCTGGCGCCCCAAGCCTGACCTGGAGATGAGCTGGGACTCGGTGCGCGCTGACTCGGTGTACCAGCGCTTCGGTGAGTACCTGACCCAGACCGCGCGGACGGAACCGAACGAGGAACTCTCGGCTATCGCCGTCGAGGTGGGCAGCGAACTCGCGCCCCACCAGGCGGCGCTGGCGCTCTGCAACCGGGTGCGCGAGACGGTGACCTACGTCCCCGGCTCGACCGGTGTGAACACCTCGGCCACCCAATCGTGGGAGGCCGGCACCGGCGTCTGCCAGGACTACGCCCACATCGTGGTCGGTGCGCTGCGGCACATCGGCCTGCCGGCTCGCTACGTCTCCGGCTACATGCACCCCGACCAGAACGCCGCGCTCGGCGAGCCGGTGAAGGGCGAGAGTCACGCCTGGGTGCAGTGGTGGCTGGGGGAGTGGATCGGCCACGACCCGACCAACGACTCGCCGATCAGCGAGCGGCACGTCCTCGTCGGCACCGGCCGTGACTACACAGATGCGCCGCCGATCAAGGGTCTGGTCGCCGGCTCCGCGACCAGCGAGCTGAGTGTTTCGGTGGAGATCACCCGGCTGGCTTGA
- a CDS encoding alpha-E domain-containing protein, with translation MLSRIAESLYWIGRYVERAEDTSRTLDVHLNLLLEDPWAPEGVVCASLLSAMGCEIEPDAEIDKSKVLELLAWDRENPASIVGAITVARENARRSREVISTELWETLNVTWHEATRSSRRSRPHSFFTWVRERSAAFNGTADATLSRDEAYHFLALGRAIERADMTARLVAARALAGDAGPSWVTLLQSCGAYQAFLHSAHGAVEDQRAVEFLLLDPLFPRSLISALTSAERSMDDLSGEFDRFGSASEGHRVLGMIRSELEFAPRSEIFDDLYQLMERVQSACSLASDAVTKRYFAHGVAKEWAVS, from the coding sequence GTGCTGAGTCGGATCGCCGAATCCCTTTACTGGATCGGTCGTTACGTCGAGCGGGCCGAGGACACCAGCCGCACCCTGGACGTGCACCTGAACCTCCTCCTGGAGGACCCGTGGGCGCCGGAGGGTGTCGTCTGCGCGTCGCTGCTCTCGGCGATGGGCTGCGAGATCGAGCCGGATGCCGAGATCGATAAGTCGAAGGTGCTCGAACTGCTGGCCTGGGATCGGGAGAACCCGGCCTCGATCGTCGGTGCCATCACAGTGGCCCGCGAGAATGCGCGCCGCTCCCGCGAAGTGATCTCAACCGAGCTCTGGGAGACGCTGAACGTCACCTGGCACGAGGCGACCCGATCCTCGCGACGCTCCCGGCCGCACTCCTTCTTCACCTGGGTGCGCGAGCGTTCGGCCGCCTTCAACGGCACCGCCGACGCCACCCTGAGCCGTGACGAGGCCTACCACTTCCTCGCCCTCGGGCGGGCGATCGAGCGAGCCGACATGACCGCGCGGCTGGTCGCGGCGCGGGCGCTGGCCGGCGATGCCGGTCCGTCCTGGGTCACGCTGCTGCAGAGCTGCGGCGCGTATCAGGCGTTTCTGCACAGCGCCCACGGAGCGGTCGAGGATCAGCGAGCGGTGGAGTTCCTGCTGCTGGACCCGCTCTTCCCGCGCTCACTGATCAGCGCGCTGACCAGCGCTGAACGCAGCATGGACGACCTGAGTGGGGAGTTCGATCGGTTCGGCAGTGCCAGCGAGGGGCATCGGGTGCTCGGCATGATCCGCTCCGAACTCGAGTTCGCTCCGCGGTCGGAGATCTTCGACGACCTGTACCAACTGATGGAGCGGGTGCAGAGCGCCTGCTCGCTGGCCAGTGATGCGGTGACCAAGCGCTACTTCGCGCACGGTGTGGCCAAGGAATGGGCGGTCTCCTGA
- a CDS encoding circularly permuted type 2 ATP-grasp protein, translating to MAGIFDHYPLGAAWDEMISADGPRAPYKALHESMQRSGGAELRASLESVARSYLNQGVTFDVGGEERPFPLDIVPRVIDDLSWQKIETGVRQRVRALEAFLADVYGPGLAIADGVVPRRVITSSNHFHRAAAGIQPPNGVRVHVSGIDLIRDEQGTFRVLEDNVRVPSGVSYVLANRNAVRPQWSDALSQVRLRPVSQYPQRLLAALRKAAPPGVTDPCVVVLTPGVYNSAYFEHAWLARTMGVELVEGRDLICSGGVVRMRDTRGERRVDVIYRRVDDEYLDPVQFKHDSMLGCPGLLTAARVGNVTIANAVGNGVADDKLIYTYLPDLVRYYLREEPILANVDTWRLEDPGALEEVLDRLDELVVKPVDGAGGKGLVIGPQASAKELIALRERLIADPRGWIAQPVVQLSTVPTVVGDEVEPRHVDLRPFAINDGNDVWVLPGGLTRVALVKGSLVVNSSQGGGAKDTWVLAGERGVSGAEPITRIEPPIQAERLPLPQQDREEEPQQQQQQQQQQQQAEAGDAPC from the coding sequence ATGGCTGGCATATTCGACCACTACCCACTCGGCGCGGCGTGGGACGAGATGATCAGCGCCGACGGTCCTCGGGCGCCGTACAAGGCCCTGCACGAATCCATGCAGCGCTCCGGCGGGGCTGAGCTGCGGGCCAGCCTCGAGTCGGTGGCTCGGTCGTACCTGAACCAGGGCGTCACCTTCGACGTCGGTGGCGAGGAGCGGCCGTTCCCGCTCGATATCGTGCCCCGCGTCATCGACGACCTCTCCTGGCAGAAGATCGAGACCGGCGTCCGGCAGCGGGTCCGGGCTCTCGAAGCATTTCTGGCCGACGTCTACGGCCCGGGCCTGGCGATCGCCGACGGCGTCGTGCCGCGCCGGGTCATCACCTCCTCCAACCACTTCCACCGGGCCGCCGCCGGCATCCAGCCGCCCAACGGGGTTCGGGTGCACGTCTCCGGAATCGACCTGATCCGTGACGAGCAGGGCACCTTCCGCGTCCTCGAGGACAACGTCCGGGTGCCGTCCGGAGTGAGCTACGTGCTGGCCAACCGCAACGCGGTCCGCCCGCAGTGGTCCGACGCGCTGAGCCAGGTCCGGCTCCGCCCGGTGTCGCAGTACCCGCAGCGACTGCTGGCCGCGCTGCGCAAAGCCGCCCCGCCCGGGGTCACCGATCCCTGCGTCGTGGTGCTCACCCCGGGCGTCTACAACAGTGCCTACTTCGAGCACGCCTGGCTCGCCCGCACGATGGGTGTCGAGCTGGTCGAGGGGCGTGATCTGATCTGCTCCGGCGGTGTGGTGCGGATGCGCGACACCCGTGGCGAGCGACGGGTCGATGTCATCTACCGGCGGGTGGACGACGAGTACCTCGACCCGGTGCAGTTCAAGCACGACTCGATGCTCGGCTGCCCCGGCCTGCTCACCGCGGCCCGGGTCGGCAACGTCACCATCGCCAACGCCGTCGGCAACGGTGTGGCCGATGACAAGCTCATCTACACCTATCTCCCCGATCTGGTGCGTTACTACCTGCGCGAGGAGCCGATTCTGGCCAACGTCGACACCTGGCGTTTGGAGGACCCGGGCGCGTTGGAGGAGGTGCTGGATCGCCTCGACGAGCTGGTGGTGAAGCCGGTCGATGGTGCGGGCGGGAAGGGTCTGGTCATCGGGCCGCAGGCCAGTGCCAAGGAGCTCATCGCGCTCCGCGAGCGTCTCATCGCCGATCCGCGCGGCTGGATCGCTCAGCCGGTGGTGCAACTGTCGACCGTCCCCACGGTGGTCGGTGACGAAGTGGAGCCGCGGCACGTCGACCTACGTCCCTTCGCCATCAACGACGGCAATGACGTCTGGGTGCTCCCGGGCGGGTTGACCCGAGTGGCCCTGGTCAAGGGATCTCTGGTGGTGAACTCCAGCCAGGGTGGCGGCGCCAAGGACACCTGGGTGCTAGCCGGCGAGCGCGGAGTCTCGGGAGCTGAGCCGATCACCCGCATCGAGCCTCCGATCCAGGCCGAACGGTTGCCGTTGCCGCAGCAGGACCGTGAGGAAGAGCCGCAGCAGCAACAACAGCAACAACAGCAACAACAACAAGCGGAAGCGGGGGATGCGCCGTGCTGA
- a CDS encoding aminotransferase class I/II-fold pyridoxal phosphate-dependent enzyme, giving the protein MTGFVPPPYPYDRLAEVITIAGRHAGGGVDLSIGTPCDDPPPEVTAALASPATARTYPPSLGTPAFRQAATDWIARRLGATVDVATEIAACVGTKEFVASTPQYLKLRTPERDTVLYPAISYPTYAMGASLAGCRAVPYTKLSEIAAEDAERALLVWVNSPSNPTGELADLAEAAFWGRERNVPVFSDECYAEFTWATPAASVLTSGTQGVVAVHSLSKRDNFAGARIGFYAGDAELIHYLSEVRKHAGLMPPGPVQAAAVLALNDDEHVERQRSRYRQRLTRLTEILGVLGYAAHLPEGAFYLWVASPSGDAWTDARDLAERAGIVVSPGEFYGPDGADHFRVAAVQPDDRIELVATRVGLA; this is encoded by the coding sequence ATGACCGGATTCGTCCCGCCGCCCTACCCCTACGACCGGCTGGCCGAGGTCATCACGATCGCCGGCCGGCACGCCGGGGGAGGCGTCGACCTCTCGATCGGCACCCCCTGCGACGACCCGCCACCGGAGGTCACGGCCGCCCTAGCGTCACCGGCGACGGCCCGTACCTACCCGCCCTCGCTGGGGACGCCGGCCTTCCGGCAGGCGGCGACCGACTGGATCGCACGCCGCCTCGGCGCCACCGTGGACGTCGCGACCGAGATCGCGGCCTGCGTCGGCACCAAGGAGTTCGTCGCCTCGACCCCGCAGTACCTCAAGCTACGGACGCCCGAGCGGGACACCGTCCTCTACCCGGCGATCAGCTACCCCACCTACGCGATGGGGGCGTCGCTGGCCGGCTGTCGGGCCGTCCCGTACACGAAGCTAAGCGAGATAGCCGCCGAGGACGCGGAGCGGGCGCTGCTGGTCTGGGTGAACTCGCCCAGCAACCCCACCGGCGAGCTGGCCGATCTGGCCGAGGCAGCGTTCTGGGGACGTGAGCGGAACGTGCCGGTTTTCTCGGACGAATGCTACGCCGAATTCACCTGGGCAACTCCGGCCGCCTCGGTGCTGACCAGTGGAACGCAGGGCGTGGTCGCCGTACATTCCCTCAGTAAACGCGACAACTTCGCCGGTGCCCGTATCGGCTTCTACGCCGGTGATGCCGAGCTGATCCACTACCTCAGTGAGGTCCGCAAGCACGCGGGTCTGATGCCGCCGGGGCCGGTTCAGGCCGCGGCCGTGCTGGCCCTCAACGACGACGAGCACGTCGAGCGGCAGCGCAGCCGCTACCGGCAGCGGCTCACCAGATTGACCGAGATTCTCGGGGTTCTGGGTTATGCGGCGCACCTGCCCGAAGGTGCCTTCTACCTGTGGGTCGCCTCGCCCAGCGGCGACGCCTGGACCGATGCCCGGGACCTGGCCGAGCGGGCCGGGATCGTCGTCTCGCCCGGAGAGTTCTACGGCCCGGATGGTGCCGATCACTTCCGGGTGGCCGCCGTCCAGCCCGACGATCGCATCGAACTGGTCGCGACTCGGGTGGGTCTGGCCTAG
- a CDS encoding FAD-binding and (Fe-S)-binding domain-containing protein, with amino-acid sequence MARALSKAGVADADISSRRRAEYSSDASNYRIVPAAVVFPRSADDVSATLDVARRLGVPLTSRGAGTSIAGNAVGRGIVLDFSRHMNQIIEIDPFTRSAVVQPGVILDALSDAAAIHGLRFGPDPSTHARATIGGALGNNACGSRALAYGRSADNVLDIDLLTAAGERFTAGRYGRDGLTSAANAPAALMRDLDGIVAANLGLIRTEFGRFTRQVSGYSLEHLLPENGVDLARFLVGTEGTLGVMLQARVQLVQAPKATALAVLGYPDMATAAEAVPGLLPHKPVALEGMDARLVEVVRSRRGEAAVPPLPKGGGWLFVETAGATTADAIAAANRLIADADCIESTVVTGLIAKALWRIREDGAGLGGRTPANEPAWPGWEDAAVPPQRLGPYLREFSELMSAHNVDGLVYGHFGDGCVHARIDFPLATHPERFRAFMLEAAQLVGSHGGSMSGEHGDGRARGELLQYMYTPEALSTFAAVKHAFDPTDLLNPGVIVAPEPVDGSLRVPAAKPLRKNLAFAYPHDGGDFTTAVHRCVGVGKCRADTTATGGVMCPSYLATRDEKDSTRARARVLQELANGGLVEKGWRSPEVLDSLDLCLSCKGCSADCPAGVDMATYKAEALHQRYRRRLRPASHYALGWLPRWSRLASHTPRAANFALRRKSLSALGKRMAGVDQRRPLPEFATETFRDWFAGRQKARGGGATPLTGQPVMLWVDTFTDHFSPEVGRAAVTVLEDAGYDVQITDRAVCCGLTWISTGQLDGARKRLRRTLDALEPSIKAGIPIVGLEPSCTAVLRSDVTELLADDERSAQVAKQTHTLAELLRATPDWTPPSLRGVQGVAQPHCHQHAVMGWSEDAALLADAGAEIAAVGGCCGLAGNFGVERGHYEVSVAVAENALLPAVRAADEDAVVLADGFSCRTQLEQLAGDSGQHLAQLLASALEARAQRLERARASSEETGETS; translated from the coding sequence CTGGCCCGTGCGCTGAGCAAGGCCGGCGTGGCCGACGCCGACATCAGTAGCCGCCGCCGGGCCGAGTACTCCTCGGACGCGTCCAACTACCGGATCGTTCCGGCCGCCGTCGTCTTTCCACGCAGCGCCGACGATGTCTCGGCCACCCTGGACGTCGCCCGACGCCTGGGCGTCCCCCTCACCTCACGGGGCGCCGGCACCTCCATCGCGGGGAATGCGGTCGGACGTGGGATCGTCCTCGACTTCTCCCGCCACATGAACCAGATCATCGAGATCGACCCGTTCACCCGCAGTGCGGTCGTCCAGCCCGGGGTAATCCTGGACGCGCTCTCCGACGCCGCGGCGATCCACGGACTGCGGTTTGGCCCCGACCCATCCACCCATGCTCGGGCAACCATCGGCGGCGCCCTGGGCAACAACGCCTGCGGCTCACGCGCGCTGGCCTACGGGCGCAGCGCCGACAATGTCCTGGATATCGACCTCCTCACCGCGGCCGGCGAGCGCTTCACCGCCGGTCGGTACGGACGCGACGGTCTCACCTCGGCGGCCAACGCACCGGCCGCCCTGATGCGCGACCTCGACGGCATCGTCGCCGCCAACCTCGGCCTCATCCGCACCGAGTTCGGACGCTTCACCCGGCAGGTCTCCGGGTACTCGCTGGAGCACCTGCTACCCGAGAACGGCGTCGACCTGGCCCGCTTCCTGGTCGGCACCGAGGGGACACTCGGCGTCATGCTCCAGGCCAGGGTGCAGCTGGTCCAGGCCCCGAAGGCGACGGCCCTGGCCGTGCTCGGCTACCCCGACATGGCCACCGCAGCCGAGGCGGTTCCCGGGCTGCTGCCGCATAAGCCGGTGGCGCTGGAGGGCATGGACGCCCGTCTCGTCGAGGTGGTCCGCAGCCGCCGCGGTGAGGCGGCCGTACCGCCGCTGCCCAAGGGCGGTGGCTGGCTCTTCGTCGAGACCGCCGGTGCGACCACGGCCGACGCCATCGCCGCCGCGAACCGACTCATCGCCGACGCCGACTGTATCGAGTCGACCGTGGTCACCGGGCTCATCGCCAAGGCGCTCTGGCGCATCCGCGAGGACGGCGCCGGGCTCGGCGGCCGCACTCCGGCCAACGAGCCGGCCTGGCCGGGCTGGGAGGATGCGGCCGTCCCGCCGCAGCGACTCGGCCCCTACCTGCGTGAGTTCTCCGAGCTGATGAGTGCCCACAACGTCGACGGGCTGGTCTACGGACACTTCGGTGACGGCTGCGTGCACGCACGCATCGACTTCCCGCTGGCCACCCACCCCGAAAGATTCAGGGCATTCATGCTGGAGGCGGCCCAACTGGTCGGCAGTCACGGTGGCTCCATGTCCGGTGAGCACGGCGACGGACGGGCCCGCGGCGAGCTGCTGCAGTACATGTACACGCCCGAGGCCCTCAGTACTTTCGCCGCGGTGAAGCATGCCTTCGACCCGACCGATCTGCTCAACCCCGGCGTGATCGTCGCCCCGGAGCCGGTCGACGGAAGCCTGCGGGTGCCGGCGGCCAAGCCGCTGCGCAAGAACCTCGCCTTCGCCTACCCGCACGACGGCGGCGACTTCACGACCGCGGTGCATCGCTGCGTCGGGGTGGGCAAGTGCCGGGCCGACACGACGGCCACCGGCGGGGTGATGTGCCCCTCCTACCTGGCGACGAGGGATGAGAAGGACAGCACCCGGGCCCGAGCCCGGGTGCTGCAGGAGCTGGCCAACGGCGGCCTCGTCGAGAAGGGCTGGCGCTCGCCGGAGGTGCTCGACTCACTCGATCTCTGCCTCTCCTGCAAGGGGTGCTCGGCCGACTGCCCGGCCGGCGTGGACATGGCGACCTACAAGGCGGAGGCACTCCACCAGCGTTACCGGCGCCGGCTGCGTCCGGCATCGCACTACGCGCTGGGTTGGCTGCCGCGCTGGTCCCGGCTGGCCTCGCACACACCGCGCGCGGCCAACTTCGCGCTGCGCCGTAAGTCCCTCTCGGCGCTGGGGAAGCGGATGGCCGGCGTCGACCAGCGCCGCCCGCTTCCGGAGTTCGCCACCGAGACGTTCCGCGACTGGTTCGCCGGGCGGCAGAAGGCTCGTGGCGGCGGAGCCACCCCGTTAACCGGCCAGCCGGTGATGCTGTGGGTGGACACCTTCACCGACCATTTCTCGCCCGAGGTCGGACGTGCCGCGGTGACCGTGCTGGAGGACGCGGGCTACGACGTGCAGATCACCGACCGCGCCGTCTGCTGTGGCCTCACCTGGATCTCGACCGGCCAGCTCGATGGGGCCCGTAAGCGCCTGCGCAGGACGCTGGACGCGCTGGAACCGTCGATAAAGGCGGGGATTCCCATCGTCGGGCTGGAGCCGTCGTGCACCGCGGTGCTCCGCTCGGACGTTACCGAACTGCTGGCCGACGACGAACGCTCGGCGCAGGTCGCCAAGCAGACGCACACCCTGGCCGAACTGCTACGCGCGACCCCCGACTGGACCCCGCCGAGCCTGCGCGGGGTGCAGGGGGTCGCTCAGCCGCACTGCCACCAGCATGCGGTGATGGGCTGGAGCGAGGACGCCGCGCTGCTGGCCGACGCCGGAGCCGAGATCGCGGCCGTCGGTGGCTGCTGCGGACTGGCCGGAAACTTCGGGGTCGAACGCGGCCACTACGAGGTGTCGGTCGCCGTGGCCGAGAATGCCCTGCTGCCCGCCGTCCGCGCCGCGGATGAGGACGCGGTGGTGCTGGCCGACGGGTTCTCCTGCCGCACCCAGCTTGAACAGCTGGCCGGTGACTCCGGCCAGCACCTGGCCCAACTGCTCGCCTCGGCGCTGGAGGCCCGAGCCCAGCGGCTGGAGCGCGCCCGCGCGTCGTCGGAAGAGACTGGAGAGACATCATGA
- a CDS encoding amidase, with protein MLTAVQTAAAVADGSLTARAAAEEALARIAEREPKLNALRVIRDEKALAEADAVDARSDLATLPLAGVPIIVKDNVAVAGESTNCGSLAVPRTLQPEDHEVVRRLRAAGAVIVGISNVPEFCVFGTTDSAEGITRNPWDVSRTPGGSSGGSAAAVGSGMVAIAHGNDGMGSIRIPAACTGLVGIKPGLGVVVSELGNGSWFDMAENGPLATTVADCALMFSVMAGDPSLAAVGVMPGLRVGVSVKPPQLGLPVDKHWASAARSTGDLLAGAGHSVRAAEVRYPLRFGPASLARWFAGTQLDISTLPDPSTLSRRTKRQAMLGRLVLAVGGPRDGAREAWRRMAEEYFADVDVLVTPTLAQPPIEALAWSERGWLANVVSNVRYAPFAAPWNLLGWPAMAVPAGVHPGGLPLSVQLVARPGQEATLLAVAAQLEQLRPWPRVAPAYG; from the coding sequence ATGCTCACCGCCGTGCAGACCGCCGCCGCCGTCGCTGATGGGTCCCTCACTGCTCGCGCCGCCGCCGAAGAGGCGTTGGCGCGGATCGCCGAGCGAGAGCCGAAGCTCAATGCGCTTCGGGTCATTCGGGACGAGAAGGCGCTGGCCGAGGCTGACGCGGTGGACGCGCGCAGCGACCTCGCGACGCTTCCCCTGGCCGGGGTGCCGATCATCGTCAAGGACAACGTCGCAGTCGCCGGTGAGTCGACCAACTGTGGGTCGCTGGCCGTGCCGCGCACGCTCCAGCCGGAGGATCACGAGGTGGTGCGGCGGCTGCGTGCGGCCGGCGCGGTGATCGTGGGGATATCGAACGTCCCTGAGTTCTGCGTCTTCGGCACGACCGACTCAGCCGAGGGAATCACCCGCAATCCGTGGGACGTCTCCCGCACCCCGGGCGGCTCCTCCGGCGGTAGTGCCGCGGCCGTCGGCTCCGGGATGGTGGCGATCGCGCACGGCAACGACGGGATGGGGTCGATCCGGATTCCAGCCGCCTGCACCGGACTGGTCGGGATCAAGCCGGGCCTCGGTGTTGTCGTCTCCGAACTCGGAAACGGGTCGTGGTTCGACATGGCCGAGAACGGCCCGCTGGCCACCACCGTGGCCGACTGCGCGCTGATGTTCTCGGTGATGGCCGGTGATCCGTCGCTGGCTGCAGTTGGTGTGATGCCGGGGCTGCGAGTCGGCGTCTCGGTGAAGCCGCCCCAGCTCGGGCTTCCGGTCGACAAGCATTGGGCGTCGGCGGCGCGTTCGACCGGTGACCTGCTGGCCGGCGCTGGGCACTCCGTCCGGGCGGCTGAGGTCCGGTATCCGCTGCGCTTCGGGCCGGCGTCGCTGGCCCGCTGGTTCGCTGGGACGCAGTTGGATATCTCGACGCTGCCCGACCCGTCGACGCTGAGCAGGCGCACCAAGCGGCAGGCGATGCTGGGGCGGCTGGTGCTGGCGGTCGGTGGCCCGCGCGACGGCGCCCGGGAGGCCTGGCGGCGGATGGCCGAGGAGTACTTCGCCGACGTTGATGTGCTGGTGACACCGACGCTGGCGCAGCCGCCGATCGAGGCGCTGGCCTGGAGCGAGCGCGGGTGGCTGGCCAACGTGGTGTCCAACGTCCGCTACGCGCCGTTCGCCGCGCCGTGGAACCTGCTCGGTTGGCCGGCGATGGCGGTGCCGGCGGGGGTGCATCCGGGAGGGCTGCCGCTGTCCGTGCAGCTGGTGGCCCGTCCCGGTCAGGAGGCGACGCTGCTGGCGGTGGCGGCCCAGCTGGAGCAACTGCGTCCGTGGCCGCGGGTAGCCCCCGCGTACGGCTAG
- a CDS encoding amino acid ABC transporter ATP-binding protein yields MVDARSVCKNFGTLQVLKGINLTVARGEVLCMIGPSGSGKSTFLRCVNHLEQVNAGRLYVDGVLVGYEERGAKLHELRPKEAARQRRDIGMVFQHFNLFPHMTALENVVEAPIRVKKLKKSEAIEIGRRQLAQVGLGDKEHSYPAQLSGGQQQRVAIARALAMQPKLMLFDEPTSALDPELVGEVLDVMKALAKGGMTMIVVTHEMGFAREVADQLVFMDGGVVVEAGDPREVLGNPQQERTKAFLSKVL; encoded by the coding sequence ATGGTCGACGCCCGCTCGGTCTGCAAGAACTTCGGGACACTTCAGGTGCTCAAGGGGATCAACCTCACCGTGGCACGCGGTGAAGTGCTCTGCATGATCGGCCCGTCGGGATCGGGCAAGTCGACGTTCCTGCGCTGTGTGAATCATCTCGAGCAGGTCAACGCCGGGCGCCTCTACGTCGACGGGGTGCTGGTCGGATACGAGGAGCGCGGTGCCAAGTTGCACGAGCTGCGCCCCAAGGAGGCAGCGCGGCAGCGCCGCGACATCGGCATGGTGTTCCAGCACTTCAACCTCTTCCCGCACATGACGGCCCTGGAGAACGTCGTCGAGGCGCCGATCCGGGTCAAGAAGCTGAAGAAGTCCGAGGCGATCGAGATCGGGCGTCGGCAGCTGGCCCAGGTCGGTCTGGGCGACAAGGAGCACTCCTACCCCGCGCAGCTCTCCGGGGGGCAGCAGCAGCGGGTCGCCATCGCCCGGGCGCTGGCCATGCAGCCGAAGCTGATGCTCTTCGACGAGCCGACCTCGGCCCTGGACCCGGAACTGGTTGGCGAAGTGCTCGACGTGATGAAGGCGCTGGCCAAGGGCGGCATGACCATGATCGTGGTGACCCACGAGATGGGCTTCGCCCGCGAAGTGGCCGATCAGCTGGTTTTCATGGACGGTGGCGTCGTCGTCGAGGCCGGTGACCCGCGCGAGGTGCTCGGCAATCCGCAGCAGGAGCGGACGAAGGCGTTTCTCTCCAAGGTGCTCTGA